A region from the Cryptosporangium arvum DSM 44712 genome encodes:
- a CDS encoding CaiB/BaiF CoA transferase family protein translates to MTGALDGVVVLDLSRVLAGPYAAQIMADLGATVIKIENPKDPDVARGFPPYLRAGDTEVSGYYAQYNRGKLGLALDLGSDEGREVLTDLVRRADVLVENFRPGTMDKLGLSYETLAAVNPRLVYTAISGYGRTGTRSRRPAFDNTAQAAGGLWSMNGYPDQPPVRVGVTIGDLSATMFGVIGTLAALRHAERTGQGQIVDVAQVDSVLAMTETAVVDYTVDGKVARPAGNRHSWVRPYELFPCADGQVFFGGYTDKLWRVSCALFGSPEVADDPEIDTMRKRFDEEVYERRVKPLILGWFAGRTRAELEELAGDVVPLTAVKNIGEVVDDPETAARGMVVEVGYGALGPLRMFGQPVRLSVTPATPARRANELNEHAEAVLTALAGYSDERIAQLRAAGVV, encoded by the coding sequence ATGACCGGTGCGCTGGACGGCGTCGTCGTCCTCGACCTGTCCCGGGTGCTCGCCGGGCCCTACGCGGCCCAGATCATGGCCGACCTCGGCGCGACCGTGATCAAGATCGAGAACCCGAAGGACCCCGACGTCGCGCGCGGCTTCCCGCCCTACCTGCGGGCCGGCGACACCGAGGTCAGCGGCTACTACGCCCAGTACAACCGGGGCAAACTCGGGCTGGCGCTCGACCTGGGGTCGGACGAGGGCCGGGAGGTCCTGACCGACCTGGTCCGCCGGGCCGACGTGCTGGTGGAGAACTTCCGCCCGGGCACGATGGACAAGCTCGGCCTCTCCTACGAGACGCTGGCCGCGGTCAACCCGAGGCTCGTCTACACCGCGATCTCCGGGTACGGCCGCACCGGCACCCGCAGCCGCCGCCCGGCGTTCGACAACACCGCGCAGGCCGCCGGGGGCCTGTGGTCGATGAACGGCTACCCGGACCAGCCGCCGGTGCGCGTGGGCGTCACGATCGGGGACCTGTCCGCGACGATGTTCGGCGTCATCGGCACGCTCGCCGCGCTCCGGCACGCCGAGCGCACCGGCCAGGGCCAGATCGTCGACGTCGCCCAGGTCGACAGCGTGCTCGCGATGACCGAGACCGCGGTCGTCGACTACACCGTGGACGGCAAGGTCGCGCGGCCGGCGGGCAACAGACACTCCTGGGTCCGGCCGTACGAGCTGTTCCCCTGCGCCGACGGCCAGGTGTTCTTCGGCGGCTACACCGACAAGCTGTGGCGGGTCTCCTGCGCGCTGTTCGGGAGCCCCGAGGTCGCGGACGACCCCGAGATCGACACCATGCGCAAGCGGTTCGACGAAGAGGTCTACGAGCGGCGCGTGAAGCCGCTCATCCTCGGCTGGTTCGCCGGGCGCACCCGCGCCGAGCTGGAGGAACTCGCCGGCGACGTGGTGCCGCTGACCGCGGTGAAGAACATCGGCGAGGTGGTCGACGACCCGGAGACCGCGGCGCGCGGGATGGTCGTCGAGGTGGGGTACGGCGCGCTCGGACCGCTGCGCATGTTCGGGCAGCCGGTGCGGCTCAGCGTCACCCCGGCCACCCCGGCGCGGCGCGCCAACGAGCTCAACGAGCACGCCGAGGCCGTGCTGACGGCCCTGGCCGGGTACTCCGACGAGCGGATCGCCCAGCTGCGCGCGGCCGGTGTGGTGTGA
- a CDS encoding hydroxymethylglutaryl-CoA lyase, translated as MPRPVRDPDLPVAVRVYEVGPRDGLQAELDVVPAATKAELCRRLLAAGAGRAGLEVTSFVPPSWIPQLADAAEVSAAVLPAGGRTVALVPNARGLSDAMTAGYDDVAVVASATDSFAAANLNSTARGSLETAAKVTAEARSAGRAVRGYLSMSFGDPWEGDVDASTVAAMAAELHAAGCATVALGDTVGLGTPGQVADVVRRTVDAGVPVTALALHLHDTYGQGLANVLAALRVGVTEFDAAVGGLGRCPYAAGATGNLATEELVWMLHGLGIDTGLDLTALVRTSQWLAAERGRTGPSRVLAALTSQEAQQ; from the coding sequence GTGCCGCGGCCGGTGCGTGACCCCGACCTGCCGGTGGCGGTGCGGGTGTACGAGGTGGGGCCGCGCGACGGGTTGCAGGCCGAGCTTGACGTGGTTCCCGCCGCGACCAAGGCCGAGCTGTGCCGCCGGTTGCTGGCTGCCGGGGCCGGACGCGCCGGCCTCGAGGTCACCAGCTTCGTGCCACCGAGCTGGATACCGCAGCTCGCCGACGCCGCCGAGGTCTCGGCCGCCGTCCTGCCCGCCGGCGGCCGCACCGTGGCGCTCGTCCCGAACGCCCGGGGCCTCTCCGACGCGATGACCGCCGGCTACGACGACGTCGCGGTCGTCGCCAGCGCGACGGACTCGTTCGCCGCCGCGAACCTCAACTCGACCGCGCGCGGCTCGCTGGAGACCGCGGCGAAGGTCACCGCCGAGGCACGCAGCGCGGGCCGTGCCGTCCGCGGGTACCTCTCGATGTCGTTCGGCGACCCGTGGGAGGGCGACGTCGACGCGTCGACGGTCGCGGCGATGGCCGCCGAACTCCACGCCGCCGGCTGCGCCACGGTCGCGCTCGGCGACACCGTCGGCCTCGGCACGCCCGGCCAGGTCGCCGACGTCGTCCGGCGCACGGTCGACGCCGGCGTGCCGGTGACCGCGCTGGCCCTGCACCTGCACGACACCTACGGTCAGGGCCTCGCGAACGTCCTCGCCGCGCTACGCGTCGGGGTCACCGAGTTCGACGCCGCGGTCGGCGGCCTCGGGCGCTGCCCCTACGCCGCCGGCGCGACCGGCAACCTCGCCACCGAGGAACTGGTCTGGATGCTGCACGGCCTGGGCATCGACACCGGCCTGGACCTCACCGCGCTGGTGCGCACGTCCCAGTGGCTGGCCGCCGAGCGCGGGAGAACCGGCCCGTCCCGCGTCCTCGCGGCGCTGACTTCCCAGGAGGCCCAGCAATGA
- a CDS encoding hydroxymethylglutaryl-CoA reductase, degradative, translating into MVTSRLTGLRDSDVSGRRERVAGSAGLPPAELDVLDPGAGLSIEQADHMIENVVGLLGVPLGVGTNFVVDGVDRLVPMATEEPSVVAAASNAARMAREHGGFTTSNSGSVMIAQIQLVDVPDPGAAAFRLREASAEILALADLQDPVLVSFGGGARAVEVRELPTRTGVQVIVHLHVDVRDAMGANAVNTMAEALAPRLAEIAGGRAILRILSNKADQRLVRARATFDRDLLGGAEVVRDIVHASAFAEADPYRAATHNKGIMNGITAVVLATGNDTRAVEAGCHSHAARDGGYRALSRFEQTPEGHLAGTLEVPLAVGLVGGATRAHPVARAAVRILGIGTAVELGAVIASVGLAQNLAACRALAAEGIQRGHMTLHARTIAASAGAEPHEVAPVASRIVAERKIRAEYAAEVLAELRGSTPPAVP; encoded by the coding sequence GTGGTGACCAGTCGACTGACCGGACTCCGGGACTCGGACGTCAGCGGACGGCGCGAGCGCGTCGCCGGGAGCGCCGGCCTCCCGCCCGCGGAGCTGGACGTGCTCGACCCCGGCGCCGGGCTCTCGATCGAGCAGGCCGACCACATGATCGAGAACGTCGTCGGGCTCCTCGGCGTCCCGCTCGGCGTCGGGACGAACTTCGTCGTCGACGGGGTCGACCGGCTGGTACCGATGGCGACCGAGGAGCCGTCGGTGGTGGCCGCGGCCAGCAACGCGGCGCGGATGGCCCGAGAGCACGGGGGGTTCACCACGTCGAACTCCGGGTCGGTGATGATCGCCCAGATCCAGCTCGTCGACGTGCCCGACCCGGGGGCGGCGGCGTTCCGGCTGCGCGAGGCGTCGGCGGAGATCCTGGCGCTGGCCGACCTCCAGGACCCCGTGCTGGTCTCGTTCGGGGGTGGGGCCCGCGCGGTCGAGGTCCGCGAGCTGCCGACCCGCACCGGCGTGCAGGTCATCGTCCACCTGCACGTCGACGTGCGCGACGCGATGGGCGCGAACGCGGTGAACACGATGGCCGAGGCGCTCGCGCCGCGGCTGGCCGAGATCGCCGGTGGGCGCGCGATCCTGCGCATCCTGAGCAACAAGGCCGACCAGCGGCTGGTGCGGGCCCGGGCGACGTTCGACCGGGACCTGCTCGGTGGCGCCGAGGTGGTGCGCGACATCGTGCACGCGTCGGCGTTCGCGGAGGCCGACCCGTACCGGGCGGCGACCCACAACAAGGGCATCATGAACGGGATCACGGCCGTGGTGCTCGCCACCGGGAACGACACCCGCGCGGTCGAGGCCGGGTGCCACTCGCACGCGGCGCGCGACGGGGGCTACCGGGCGCTGTCCCGGTTCGAGCAGACGCCGGAGGGGCACCTGGCCGGCACGCTCGAGGTGCCGCTGGCGGTCGGGCTGGTCGGGGGTGCGACACGCGCGCACCCGGTCGCGCGGGCCGCGGTGCGGATCCTCGGGATCGGCACCGCGGTCGAGCTCGGCGCGGTGATCGCGTCGGTGGGGCTCGCGCAGAACCTCGCGGCCTGCCGGGCGCTGGCCGCGGAGGGGATCCAGCGTGGACACATGACGCTGCACGCGCGCACGATCGCGGCGAGCGCCGGCGCCGAGCCGCACGAGGTGGCGCCGGTCGCGAGCCGCATCGTCGCCGAGCGCAAGATCCGCGCGGAGTACGCGGCCGAGGTCCTGGCCGAACTCCGCGGCTCGACGCCCCCGGCGGTCCCGTGA
- a CDS encoding helix-turn-helix domain-containing protein: MTQAAMSSALLAVIDAVAGADGDDDRVRAALERLDLEPGAAAAVLDRLLGARRELGRLRRREHELTALFASARELAEVHDTGTLLDRLVDRAHTMMGCDVTYLSEFDSRSRTLRVRTTKGSVSPLFQQLEVPPGAGLAGAVVESRAAHWVADYTRYAAERHDAGVDDAVAAEGLVSILGVPMLSGADVLGVLFVANRQEMAFTQEAIALLSALADHASVVLQTAQRIRELQRSDDEARSALERLTAHLGERDRANTVHQDLLRAVLAGGGFGPVARTLGAALGRRVVVIDERDRPIADSEPSGELTLGAVTRGALDAARTSGRCVLVDDDGLSAVASMTAGARYFGAALLGVGTFELTPVDRRTVERAMQVGALLALQREAVAEAESRIRAELVADLVDGDPERRADGERRARRLGVGVAGLDTVLLFTVTGAGRGALVRAAQQQLPGALVGERRGAVVALVPSDTDAEGVRARLAGAVGEPVGCVRPPGVDSVAGLAAAVATATRTARLLSALGIAGTTEHTDDYLPYSAVLDTDPRSLREFLDATIGAVRAYDAERGTELLTTLRAFVRHNASPTRTARALNFHPNTILQRLDRLDRVLGTTWRNEERLFRISLAVRLDELAARVDPHINSGDQWAEHP, encoded by the coding sequence ATGACCCAGGCGGCGATGTCCTCCGCGCTGCTCGCGGTGATCGACGCGGTGGCCGGTGCGGACGGGGACGACGACCGCGTGCGCGCGGCCCTGGAGCGCCTCGATCTCGAGCCCGGGGCCGCGGCCGCCGTGCTCGACCGCCTGCTCGGGGCCCGCCGCGAGCTCGGCCGGCTCCGGCGGCGCGAGCACGAGCTCACCGCGCTGTTCGCCAGCGCCCGCGAGCTGGCCGAGGTGCACGACACCGGCACGCTCCTGGACCGGCTCGTCGACCGCGCGCACACGATGATGGGCTGCGACGTCACGTACCTCTCGGAGTTCGACTCCCGCTCCCGCACGCTGCGGGTCCGCACCACCAAGGGCTCGGTCAGCCCGCTGTTCCAGCAGCTGGAGGTGCCGCCGGGGGCGGGGCTGGCCGGCGCGGTGGTGGAGAGCAGGGCCGCGCACTGGGTGGCCGACTACACCCGCTACGCCGCCGAGCGGCACGACGCCGGGGTCGACGACGCGGTCGCGGCCGAGGGGCTGGTGTCGATCCTCGGCGTCCCGATGCTCTCCGGCGCCGACGTGCTCGGCGTGCTGTTCGTGGCCAACCGCCAGGAGATGGCGTTCACCCAGGAGGCGATCGCGCTGCTCTCCGCGCTCGCCGACCACGCGTCGGTGGTGCTGCAGACCGCGCAGCGCATCCGCGAGCTCCAGCGCTCCGACGACGAGGCCCGCAGCGCACTGGAGCGGCTCACCGCCCACCTCGGTGAGCGCGACCGCGCCAACACCGTCCACCAGGACCTGCTCCGGGCGGTGCTGGCCGGCGGCGGGTTCGGGCCGGTGGCGCGGACGCTCGGCGCGGCGCTCGGGCGGCGGGTCGTGGTGATCGACGAGCGGGACCGGCCGATCGCGGACTCGGAACCGTCCGGGGAGCTCACGCTCGGGGCGGTCACCCGTGGCGCTCTCGACGCCGCGCGCACCTCGGGGCGCTGCGTGCTCGTCGACGACGACGGGCTGTCCGCGGTGGCGTCGATGACCGCGGGGGCGCGCTACTTCGGCGCGGCGCTGCTCGGCGTCGGTACGTTCGAGCTGACGCCGGTGGACCGGCGCACGGTGGAGCGGGCCATGCAGGTCGGCGCGCTGCTGGCGCTGCAGCGCGAGGCGGTCGCGGAGGCGGAGAGCCGGATCCGGGCCGAGCTGGTCGCCGACCTGGTCGACGGCGACCCGGAGCGGCGCGCCGACGGCGAGCGGCGGGCCCGGCGGCTCGGCGTCGGGGTGGCCGGGCTCGACACCGTGCTGCTGTTCACGGTGACCGGCGCCGGGCGTGGCGCGCTCGTGCGTGCGGCCCAGCAGCAGCTGCCCGGCGCGCTGGTGGGGGAGCGCCGCGGCGCGGTGGTCGCGCTGGTGCCGTCGGACACCGACGCGGAGGGCGTCCGGGCGCGGCTGGCCGGCGCGGTGGGGGAGCCGGTGGGCTGCGTGCGCCCGCCCGGCGTCGATTCGGTGGCGGGGCTGGCGGCGGCGGTCGCGACCGCCACCCGCACCGCCCGGCTGCTCTCCGCGCTGGGCATCGCCGGCACGACCGAACACACCGACGACTACCTGCCCTACTCCGCGGTGCTGGACACCGATCCCCGGTCGCTGCGTGAGTTCCTCGACGCGACGATCGGTGCGGTGCGCGCGTACGACGCCGAGCGCGGCACCGAGCTGCTGACGACGCTGCGCGCGTTCGTGCGTCACAACGCGAGCCCGACGAGGACCGCCCGCGCGCTGAACTTCCACCCCAACACGATCCTGCAGCGGCTCGACCGCCTCGACCGGGTGCTCGGCACCACCTGGCGGAACGAGGAACGGCTGTTCCGGATCTCGCTGGCGGTCCGGCTGGACGAGCTGGCGGCACGGGTCGATCCGCACATCAACTCGGGCGATCAGTGGGCCGAACATCCATAG
- a CDS encoding TetR/AcrR family transcriptional regulator C-terminal domain-containing protein — translation MSAPRIPLSRDRVLRAAIAIADADGVGALTMRRLARELDAEAMSLYHHVTNKDDVLDGVVDVIAGEINAAVEHITAPTWKAAARERILTARSIFLRHPWAPAVFAGRTTVSFEVVRYHDRLVGLMHDGGFTYDLAHHALHALGSRALGFAQELFDPGDAGGAAEVPPEMAAAVPNLVGMLAEVAHDDPGSTLGWCDDQFEFEFGLDLVLDGLERLRTA, via the coding sequence GTGAGCGCGCCGCGGATCCCGCTGAGCCGGGACCGGGTGCTCCGGGCCGCGATCGCGATCGCCGACGCCGACGGGGTCGGAGCACTCACGATGCGCCGCCTGGCCCGGGAGCTCGACGCCGAGGCGATGTCGCTCTACCACCACGTCACGAACAAGGACGACGTGCTCGACGGCGTCGTCGACGTGATCGCGGGCGAGATCAACGCGGCGGTCGAGCACATCACCGCACCGACCTGGAAGGCCGCCGCACGGGAGCGGATCCTCACCGCGCGCTCGATCTTCCTGCGCCACCCCTGGGCACCGGCGGTCTTCGCCGGGCGCACCACGGTCAGCTTCGAGGTGGTGCGCTACCACGACCGCCTCGTCGGCCTGATGCACGACGGCGGGTTCACCTACGACCTGGCCCACCACGCGCTGCACGCGCTGGGCAGCCGGGCGCTGGGCTTCGCGCAGGAGCTGTTCGACCCCGGGGACGCCGGCGGCGCCGCCGAGGTGCCGCCGGAGATGGCCGCGGCGGTGCCGAACCTGGTCGGCATGCTCGCCGAGGTCGCCCACGACGATCCCGGCTCGACGCTGGGCTGGTGCGACGACCAGTTCGAGTTCGAGTTCGGGCTCGACCTGGTGCTCGACGGCCTCGAGCGCCTCCGCACCGCCTGA
- a CDS encoding NAD(P)-dependent alcohol dehydrogenase: MKAVLHTTYGGPEVLRFTDVETPSPADGDVLVRTHAVSLNARDWHLLRGDPYLARLGAPELGLRGPRVRIRGTDFAGTVDAVGPGVTDLAVGDEVFGEAPGAFAEYVVAPRDRVERKPATLTMGEAAALPLAANTALIGLREVAGVGAGQSVLINGASGGVGLFAVQLAAADGAEVTAVCSTRNVETVRSMGAHTVVDYTIEQPTGRYDVVFDLVGNRSLGELRRLLAPGGTLLLSGGGTSDGGSLFGPMGLVLRASALAPFVRERVVVLEAKPTAARLTVLRELADAGVLRPLVERTVPLAAAADAVRRMETEHTRAKIVLAV, from the coding sequence GTGAAAGCCGTGCTCCACACCACCTACGGCGGCCCCGAGGTACTGCGGTTCACCGACGTGGAGACCCCGTCGCCCGCCGACGGCGACGTGCTCGTCCGAACCCACGCGGTGTCGCTCAACGCCCGCGACTGGCATCTGCTGCGCGGCGACCCCTACCTGGCCCGGCTCGGCGCGCCCGAGCTCGGTCTCCGGGGTCCGAGGGTGCGCATCCGCGGCACCGACTTCGCCGGAACGGTCGACGCGGTCGGCCCCGGCGTCACCGACCTGGCCGTGGGCGACGAGGTGTTCGGGGAGGCGCCCGGCGCGTTCGCCGAGTACGTCGTCGCGCCGCGCGACCGCGTCGAGCGCAAGCCCGCCACCCTGACGATGGGCGAAGCGGCGGCGTTACCGCTGGCGGCGAACACCGCCCTGATCGGCCTGCGCGAGGTGGCCGGGGTCGGCGCCGGGCAGTCGGTCCTGATCAACGGCGCGTCCGGAGGGGTCGGGCTGTTCGCCGTGCAGCTGGCCGCCGCCGACGGCGCCGAGGTCACCGCGGTGTGCAGCACCCGCAACGTCGAGACCGTGCGATCGATGGGTGCGCACACGGTCGTCGACTACACGATCGAACAGCCCACCGGGCGCTACGACGTCGTGTTCGACCTGGTCGGCAACCGGTCGCTGGGCGAGCTGCGCCGGCTGCTGGCCCCGGGCGGCACGCTGCTGCTCTCCGGCGGCGGGACGTCGGACGGCGGGAGCCTGTTCGGGCCGATGGGGCTGGTCCTCCGCGCGTCGGCGCTGGCCCCGTTCGTGCGGGAGCGCGTCGTCGTGCTGGAGGCGAAGCCCACCGCCGCCCGCCTCACGGTGCTGCGTGAGCTCGCCGACGCCGGCGTCCTGCGGCCGCTGGTCGAGCGCACGGTGCCGCTCGCCGCCGCCGCGGACGCCGTGCGCCGGATGGAGACCGAGCACACCCGCGCCAAGATCGTTCTCGCGGTGTGA
- a CDS encoding acyl-CoA desaturase, whose product MPKSILGGRRPIPAHVTVHLFVLVPFVALVAAVPVAWGWGLSWVDVALTVVFYVVTCLGTTVGYHRYFTHGSFKAKRPLRIALGVAGSLAVQGPVRHWVADHRRHHAFSDREGDPHSPWRYGTSPLALVRGFWHAHLGWVLDRSLTNQERFAPDLLADDDIRIVHRLFGPLTIVTLAAPAVLGGLITWSWAGALSAFFWAGLVRITLLHHVTWSVNSVCHLIGERPFAVRDKSANFWPLALLSMGESWHNLHHADPTNARHGVYPGQIDISARVIRIFERLGWAYDVRWPTPERLAKITRVPL is encoded by the coding sequence GTGCCCAAGAGCATCCTCGGCGGACGCCGTCCGATACCGGCCCACGTCACGGTCCACCTGTTCGTCCTCGTGCCGTTCGTGGCCCTGGTCGCCGCCGTGCCCGTCGCCTGGGGCTGGGGCCTGAGCTGGGTCGACGTGGCCCTCACCGTCGTCTTCTACGTCGTCACGTGCCTGGGCACCACGGTCGGGTACCACCGGTACTTCACCCACGGGTCGTTCAAGGCGAAACGGCCGCTGCGGATCGCGCTCGGCGTCGCCGGCAGCCTGGCCGTGCAGGGGCCGGTCCGGCACTGGGTGGCCGACCACCGGCGGCACCACGCGTTCTCCGACCGGGAGGGCGACCCGCACTCGCCGTGGCGCTACGGCACGTCGCCGCTGGCGCTGGTCCGCGGGTTCTGGCACGCCCACCTCGGCTGGGTGCTCGACCGATCGCTCACCAACCAGGAGCGGTTCGCGCCCGACCTGCTCGCCGACGACGACATCCGGATCGTGCACCGGCTGTTCGGCCCGCTGACGATCGTGACGCTGGCCGCCCCCGCAGTGCTCGGCGGGCTGATCACCTGGTCGTGGGCCGGCGCGCTGTCCGCGTTCTTCTGGGCCGGGCTGGTGCGGATCACGCTGCTGCACCACGTCACCTGGTCGGTGAACTCGGTCTGCCACCTGATCGGCGAACGCCCGTTCGCGGTGCGCGACAAGTCCGCGAACTTCTGGCCGCTGGCGCTGCTGAGCATGGGCGAGAGCTGGCACAACCTGCACCACGCCGACCCGACGAACGCCCGGCACGGCGTGTATCCGGGCCAGATCGACATCTCCGCGCGGGTGATCCGGATCTTCGAACGCCTCGGCTGGGCCTACGACGTGCGCTGGCCGACGCCGGAGCGCCTGGCCAAGATCACCCGCGTGCCGCTCTGA
- a CDS encoding EamA family transporter codes for MSKRVPPHAYFVVSAVFHYLGPAFAVLLFARVDALGVAWLRIASAAVVFAVWRRPWRVWTELERPVRRVLIGWAAVLAVMNSAFYLALERLPLGTVAAIEFLPVIVLAAWASRTRRNAVALVCAVAGVYLLVDVRLVGEPLGFVFAAANAVLFAAYIVLGHRVAQSSAVPGLDGLALSMLIAAVIAVPIGIADAAPAFTDVVALAAAVGVGVSSSVIPYVSDQLAMARLPRATYALMVSLLPATATVIGVVVLAQVPSFAEIAGVALVIVGVAVHRESAARREDEAEVRAARG; via the coding sequence ATGTCGAAGCGGGTACCTCCCCATGCGTATTTCGTCGTCAGCGCGGTGTTCCACTACCTCGGCCCGGCGTTCGCCGTGCTGCTGTTCGCCCGGGTCGACGCGCTCGGCGTCGCCTGGCTGCGGATCGCCTCGGCCGCGGTGGTCTTCGCGGTGTGGCGCCGGCCGTGGCGGGTGTGGACGGAGCTCGAACGGCCGGTCCGGCGGGTGCTGATCGGGTGGGCCGCGGTGCTCGCGGTGATGAACAGCGCGTTCTACCTCGCGTTGGAGCGGTTGCCGCTGGGCACCGTGGCGGCGATCGAGTTCCTGCCGGTGATCGTGCTGGCCGCGTGGGCGTCGCGGACCCGGCGCAACGCGGTGGCGTTGGTCTGCGCCGTCGCCGGTGTCTACCTGCTCGTCGACGTGCGGCTGGTGGGGGAGCCGCTGGGTTTCGTGTTCGCGGCCGCGAACGCGGTGTTGTTCGCGGCGTACATCGTGCTCGGGCACCGGGTGGCGCAGAGCTCCGCGGTGCCGGGGTTGGACGGGCTCGCGCTGTCGATGCTGATCGCCGCGGTGATCGCGGTGCCGATCGGGATCGCCGACGCGGCGCCGGCGTTCACCGACGTGGTCGCGCTGGCGGCCGCGGTGGGGGTCGGGGTGTCGTCGTCGGTGATCCCGTACGTGAGCGATCAGCTCGCGATGGCGCGGTTGCCCCGGGCGACGTACGCGCTGATGGTGTCGTTGCTACCGGCCACCGCGACGGTGATCGGGGTGGTTGTGCTGGCGCAGGTGCCCTCGTTCGCCGAGATCGCCGGCGTGGCACTGGTCATCGTCGGGGTGGCCGTCCACCGGGAGTCGGCGGCCCGCCGGGAGGACGAGGCCGAGGTCAGAGCGGCACGCGGGTGA
- a CDS encoding Lrp/AsnC family transcriptional regulator, protein MSSRAPRLPNGLPDGKSLVDDVNRALLRALNDDPRASAAELARRVNMSAPAVRERLGRLEEAGVIRGYRVDIDPAALGLPVTAWVRVRPGPGQLPKVAELAARTPEVSECHRISGDDCFLMKVHVPAIEALEDVLDRFLVHGRTISSFVVTTPVEPRLPGASVP, encoded by the coding sequence ATGTCCTCTCGCGCACCTCGATTGCCGAACGGCCTTCCCGACGGAAAGTCGCTCGTCGACGACGTCAACCGCGCGCTTCTCCGGGCGCTGAACGACGATCCGCGGGCCAGCGCGGCCGAGCTCGCCCGCCGGGTGAACATGTCGGCGCCGGCGGTCCGGGAACGACTCGGCCGCCTCGAGGAAGCGGGCGTCATCCGGGGCTACCGGGTCGACATCGACCCGGCCGCGCTCGGGTTGCCGGTCACCGCCTGGGTGCGCGTGCGTCCCGGGCCCGGGCAGCTGCCCAAGGTCGCCGAGCTGGCCGCGCGCACCCCCGAGGTCAGCGAGTGCCACCGCATCTCCGGCGACGACTGCTTCCTGATGAAGGTGCACGTCCCGGCCATCGAGGCGCTCGAGGACGTCCTCGACCGGTTCCTGGTGCACGGCCGGACGATCAGCTCGTTCGTCGTGACGACGCCGGTCGAGCCCCGCCTGCCGGGCGCGTCAGTGCCCTGA
- a CDS encoding SDR family NAD(P)-dependent oxidoreductase: MSSVLDRFSLAGKVAVVTGASSGLGAGFAAALASAGADLVLAARRADRLDSVADAVRAHGRRVVTVTADVTDPDACAEVARAAVEQLGHLDVLVNNAGLGTAVPALRETPEQFRSVVDVNLHGAYWMAQAAARVMPRGSSIVNIASVLALIASYAPQAAYAASKAGLVGLTRDLSQQWAGRKGIRVNAIAPGYFASEMTAEVAPDTLDAFIGARSPLGRMGEQHELDAAVVFLASDASSYVTGTTLAVDGGMSGH; this comes from the coding sequence GTGAGCTCGGTGCTCGACCGCTTCTCGCTCGCCGGCAAGGTCGCGGTCGTCACCGGAGCGAGTTCCGGCCTGGGAGCCGGGTTCGCGGCGGCGCTGGCCTCGGCCGGTGCCGACCTGGTGCTGGCCGCCCGCCGCGCCGACCGGCTGGACTCGGTGGCCGACGCCGTGCGCGCGCACGGACGCCGGGTCGTCACCGTGACGGCCGACGTCACCGATCCGGACGCGTGCGCCGAGGTCGCGCGGGCGGCGGTGGAGCAGCTCGGGCACCTCGACGTACTGGTGAACAACGCCGGACTCGGCACCGCGGTGCCCGCGCTCCGGGAGACCCCCGAGCAGTTCCGCTCGGTCGTCGACGTGAACCTGCACGGCGCCTACTGGATGGCGCAGGCCGCCGCGCGCGTGATGCCGCGCGGCTCGAGCATCGTCAACATCGCCAGCGTGCTCGCGCTGATCGCGTCGTACGCACCGCAGGCCGCCTACGCCGCGAGCAAGGCGGGGCTGGTCGGCCTCACCCGGGACCTCTCGCAGCAGTGGGCGGGGCGCAAGGGGATCCGGGTCAACGCGATCGCGCCGGGCTACTTCGCCAGCGAGATGACCGCCGAGGTGGCCCCCGACACGCTGGACGCGTTCATCGGCGCACGTAGCCCACTGGGCCGGATGGGCGAGCAGCACGAGCTCGACGCCGCGGTGGTCTTCCTGGCCAGCGACGCGTCGTCGTACGTCACCGGCACGACGCTCGCGGTGGACGGCGGCATGTCAGGGCACTGA